Proteins co-encoded in one Hymenobacter swuensis DY53 genomic window:
- the xerD gene encoding site-specific tyrosine recombinase XerD, whose amino-acid sequence MSTWSVTIKQFAGYLQLEKSLSLNSVQAYVRDVEKLRQYLELEKLPASPQQVTTRLLRDFLTSLGGLGLEATSQARILSGIKAFYRFLIMEDMLAIDPTDTLEAPKTGRKLPDTLSYPEIEQLLSGIDLSTPEGTRNRAMLEVLYSSGLRVSELTGLRLSNIYADQGFVRVTGKGNKERLVPIGRDALKHLGFYLQGIRAHLDIKPGHEDIVFLNNRGSGISRVSVFTIIKAAAEKAGIRKSISPHTFRHSFATHLIEGGADLRAVQEMLGHESITTTEIYTHLDRDYLRQVITEFHPRS is encoded by the coding sequence ATGTCCACCTGGTCCGTTACCATCAAGCAGTTTGCCGGTTATCTGCAGCTGGAAAAGTCCCTGTCTTTAAACTCGGTGCAGGCATACGTGCGCGACGTGGAGAAGCTGCGGCAGTATCTGGAGCTGGAGAAGCTGCCGGCCTCGCCCCAGCAGGTGACCACCCGCCTGTTGCGCGACTTTCTTACCAGCCTGGGCGGGCTGGGGCTGGAAGCTACCTCGCAGGCCCGCATTCTGTCGGGCATCAAGGCTTTCTACCGCTTCCTGATCATGGAAGATATGCTGGCCATTGACCCCACCGACACGCTGGAAGCTCCCAAAACCGGCCGTAAGCTGCCCGATACGCTCAGCTACCCCGAGATTGAGCAGCTGCTCAGTGGCATTGACCTGAGTACGCCTGAGGGCACCCGCAACCGGGCCATGCTGGAAGTGCTCTACAGCTCGGGCCTGCGGGTAAGCGAGCTGACGGGCCTGCGCCTCTCCAATATCTACGCCGACCAAGGCTTCGTGCGCGTGACGGGCAAAGGCAATAAGGAGCGGCTGGTACCCATCGGGCGTGATGCGCTGAAGCACTTGGGCTTCTATCTGCAGGGCATCCGGGCCCATCTCGATATCAAGCCCGGACACGAGGATATCGTGTTTCTAAACAACCGGGGCAGCGGTATTTCGCGGGTGTCGGTGTTTACCATCATCAAAGCCGCCGCCGAGAAGGCTGGAATTCGCAAGAGCATCAGCCCGCACACGTTCCGGCACAGCTTCGCCACCCACCTCATTGAGGGCGGGGCCGATTTGCGGGCCGTGCAGGAAATGCTGGGCCACGAGAGCATCACCACCACCGAAATCTATACCCACTTGGACCGGGACTACCTGCGCCAGGTCATCACCGAGTTTCACCCCCGCAGTTAG